A genome region from Paenibacillus pabuli includes the following:
- the bshB1 gene encoding bacillithiol biosynthesis deacetylase BshB1 has protein sequence MSLDILIFGAHADDAEIGMAGTIAKHTAAGMKVGVCDLTKAEMSSNGTVERRAEEAEEASRVLGLSCRTNLGLPDRGLYITPEHIQAVTAEIRRHAPKIVFAPYWEDRHPDHVMCSKLVQEAVFNAKLRNYMPEMPATPVKELYFYFINDIGPVDLIVDITEHYEQKEQSLLSYRSQFEVGAGTVSTPLNQGYIERVRARDSLLGQRSLIPFAEGFASNTPYVVGQFGAAFR, from the coding sequence ATGAGTCTCGATATTCTGATTTTCGGGGCACACGCAGACGATGCGGAGATTGGAATGGCGGGAACGATCGCCAAACATACTGCAGCAGGAATGAAAGTCGGCGTGTGTGATCTGACAAAAGCAGAAATGTCGTCCAACGGAACTGTAGAGCGCAGAGCCGAGGAAGCGGAGGAAGCCTCCCGCGTCCTCGGTCTTTCGTGTCGAACCAATCTGGGTTTGCCAGATCGTGGTTTATACATAACGCCTGAACACATTCAGGCTGTAACGGCTGAGATTCGTCGGCATGCCCCCAAAATTGTATTTGCACCCTATTGGGAAGACCGTCATCCGGATCATGTGATGTGCAGCAAGCTTGTGCAGGAAGCGGTATTCAATGCCAAGCTGCGTAATTATATGCCGGAGATGCCTGCTACCCCAGTGAAGGAACTGTATTTTTACTTCATTAACGATATCGGTCCGGTGGATTTGATTGTGGATATTACGGAACACTATGAGCAAAAGGAACAATCGCTGCTCAGTTATCGTTCCCAATTTGAGGTAGGGGCAGGAACGGTGTCTACCCCGTTAAATCAGGGGTATATTGAACGTGTAAGAGCTCGGGACTCCTTGCTGGGTCAGCGGAGCCTGATTCCCTTTGCAGAAGGGTTTGCGAGTAATACACCTTATGTCGTTGGGCAGTTTGGTGCAGCATTCAGATAA
- the bshA gene encoding N-acetyl-alpha-D-glucosaminyl L-malate synthase BshA: MDHKLKIGITCYPSLGGSGVVATELGKLLAEQGHQVHFIANSIPFRLGTFQKNIFYHEVEVNDYYVFRYPPYDLSLATKMAQVAKAQQLDLLHVHYAVPHAVCAFLAKQMVGEDLKVVTTLHGTDITVLAQDESLKDLIRLAINESDAVTAVSQDLIRETVELLDIQRPIDLTYNFIDKRIYYPRDAASLRRDFAAPNEKILMHISNFRPVKRTQDVVEVFRQVQEQVPAKLLFVGEGPDLPKIQWKINDMGLNDKVHFLGKQDDIAQVISMADILMLPSEKESFGLVALEAMACGVPTVGSQAGGIPELVLHGKTGYLSPIGDTQSMAENAIRLLTDDRLAADFREACLHRAHHDFCNDAIRHEYEQIYYRVLGREVPDLKPVCG, translated from the coding sequence ATGGATCATAAGCTAAAGATTGGTATCACCTGTTATCCGTCCCTCGGAGGGTCTGGCGTTGTCGCAACGGAGCTCGGCAAATTGCTTGCCGAACAGGGGCATCAGGTTCATTTTATTGCGAATAGTATTCCGTTCCGATTGGGTACTTTTCAGAAAAATATTTTTTACCATGAAGTTGAAGTTAACGATTATTATGTATTTCGCTATCCACCATACGATCTGTCCCTGGCAACCAAGATGGCTCAAGTGGCCAAAGCCCAGCAGCTTGATCTGCTGCATGTGCATTATGCAGTTCCGCACGCCGTATGTGCCTTTTTGGCCAAACAAATGGTGGGCGAAGATCTGAAGGTTGTTACTACTCTGCATGGTACAGACATTACTGTACTTGCACAGGATGAATCCCTCAAAGATCTCATTCGGCTTGCAATCAACGAAAGTGATGCTGTAACTGCAGTTTCACAGGATTTGATTCGGGAAACGGTTGAGCTTCTGGACATTCAGCGTCCGATTGATTTGACATACAATTTTATCGATAAACGAATTTATTATCCTCGGGATGCGGCCAGCCTGCGCCGAGATTTTGCAGCACCGAATGAGAAAATATTGATGCATATCTCCAACTTCCGCCCGGTGAAGCGAACACAGGACGTTGTAGAAGTTTTCCGTCAGGTTCAGGAGCAGGTTCCAGCCAAATTGCTGTTTGTTGGAGAAGGACCGGATTTGCCTAAGATCCAATGGAAAATCAATGATATGGGCTTGAATGACAAAGTTCATTTTCTGGGCAAGCAGGATGACATCGCACAAGTCATTTCCATGGCAGACATCCTTATGCTTCCTTCCGAGAAAGAGAGCTTCGGGCTTGTGGCCCTGGAAGCGATGGCATGCGGTGTGCCGACCGTCGGATCACAGGCAGGAGGAATTCCTGAACTCGTATTACACGGGAAAACCGGGTATTTATCGCCGATCGGCGATACACAGTCCATGGCTGAAAACGCCATTCGGTTGTTGACTGACGATCGACTGGCAGCTGATTTCAGGGAAGCCTGTCTTCATAGGGCACATCATGATTTTTGCAATGATGCCATCCGTCATGAATATGAACAAATATACTATCGGGTGCTGGGAAGAGAAGTTCCCGATCTAAAACCCGTTTGCGGCTGA
- a CDS encoding CCA tRNA nucleotidyltransferase — protein sequence MIKQQASNEVIGLVQWTKVDLEMAEQSEQVLLKLNEEGYDAFWVGGCVRDELLGRNVDDMDITTSASPEQVMELFADCIPTGLQHGTVTVRSGGYYFEVTTFRTESEYKDNRRPSEVQFVKDIKEDLQRRDFTMNALAMDRNGTIVDPFGGQVDIREERVRCVGAASERFGEDALRMLRCVRFASVFDFNIAYNTWKGLVRQRDLLQHIAMERVRTEMVKMMAGPHPLRGLELLLRSNTLEYVKAPVQGSRFNQNLLPQIGDLIEDDVLLRWSLLLIAGQYTKDEADALLRKWTFSNDDRSRITGVLQVEELIKTVVQEDKDQVALRSEWIVAVLTCGRRAAADWLKIQPLLPSGILHSASAEKSYQQILANAAEWSRSMPVHELKDLQITGENVLGQLQRKGGPWLGQLMKYLLRETAIGNIANQHEALTAEVKRVAADDQA from the coding sequence ATGATTAAGCAACAGGCAAGTAATGAGGTGATTGGTTTGGTGCAATGGACAAAGGTAGATCTCGAAATGGCTGAGCAGAGTGAACAGGTGCTTCTCAAGTTGAACGAGGAGGGCTATGATGCCTTTTGGGTTGGTGGCTGTGTTCGGGATGAGCTGCTGGGACGCAATGTAGATGATATGGATATTACAACCTCGGCATCTCCCGAACAAGTGATGGAACTGTTTGCGGATTGTATTCCGACAGGACTTCAGCACGGGACGGTTACCGTACGTTCAGGCGGTTATTATTTCGAAGTCACAACATTTCGCACGGAATCGGAATACAAAGACAATCGAAGACCGTCTGAGGTTCAGTTTGTCAAGGATATCAAAGAAGACCTGCAGCGTCGTGATTTTACGATGAATGCTCTTGCCATGGACAGAAACGGCACAATCGTTGATCCGTTTGGCGGGCAGGTGGATATTCGTGAAGAACGGGTTAGATGTGTGGGTGCAGCGAGTGAGCGATTCGGTGAAGATGCACTTCGCATGCTTCGGTGTGTTCGGTTTGCTTCGGTTTTTGACTTCAATATTGCCTATAACACGTGGAAAGGTCTCGTGAGGCAGAGAGACTTGCTACAACATATCGCCATGGAACGAGTCCGTACCGAGATGGTGAAAATGATGGCTGGTCCTCATCCGCTGAGAGGTTTGGAATTGCTGCTGCGCAGCAATACACTGGAATATGTCAAGGCTCCCGTTCAAGGTAGCCGCTTCAACCAAAATCTCCTGCCCCAAATTGGTGATTTGATAGAAGATGATGTCTTGCTGCGCTGGTCGCTGCTGCTAATCGCAGGTCAGTACACGAAGGATGAAGCCGATGCGTTACTGCGAAAGTGGACATTTTCCAACGATGATCGTTCGCGGATTACAGGGGTTCTTCAGGTTGAGGAGTTAATAAAGACGGTGGTGCAGGAAGATAAGGACCAAGTAGCATTACGGTCTGAGTGGATTGTAGCCGTATTGACATGCGGACGTCGGGCCGCTGCGGACTGGCTCAAGATCCAACCTCTTCTTCCTTCCGGTATCCTCCATTCAGCGTCAGCAGAGAAGTCATACCAACAGATTCTTGCTAACGCAGCCGAGTGGAGTCGATCCATGCCGGTGCATGAGCTGAAGGATCTCCAGATTACCGGGGAGAATGTTCTTGGACAGCTCCAGCGCAAGGGTGGGCCTTGGCTGGGGCAGTTGATGAAGTACTTGTTACGTGAAACAGCGATCGGAAATATAGCGAATCAGCATGAAGCGCTGACCGCTGAAGTGAAGCGGGTGGCTGCAGATGACCAAGCATGA
- a CDS encoding biotin--[acetyl-CoA-carboxylase] ligase — protein sequence MTKHEELLHMLLNADGQFVSGEEISRNLSISRTAVWKHVNKLRDLGYEFEAVSRKGYRLLTKPDSIDAAGLQLALQTSVFGRKTLILDSTLSTQGDVQQMAEQGQAEGAVVLAEEQTGGRGRFGRKWYSPPGKGIWMSILLRPEQPLRNTPQLTLLTGVAVCRAVRAHTGADAGIKWPNDLLINGRKMCGILLESAVEDHELRYCIAGIGVDVNFELSDYPEDLTSIATSIKVETGQQVDRTKLTAAILNEMEHLYDLYQREGFGVIASLWEALSVSIHREVKVSNPQGDIEGTAIGLDPSGALIVEKSSGERVIVVSGEISLMD from the coding sequence ATGACCAAGCATGAAGAACTGTTACATATGTTGCTGAATGCGGATGGGCAATTTGTGTCAGGCGAAGAAATCAGCCGGAACCTATCCATTAGCAGAACGGCAGTCTGGAAACATGTGAACAAACTACGCGATCTTGGGTACGAATTTGAGGCTGTCTCCCGTAAAGGATACCGCCTCCTTACGAAACCTGACAGCATTGATGCCGCAGGCCTTCAACTGGCTCTGCAAACGTCTGTCTTTGGGCGTAAGACACTTATCTTAGATTCAACCTTGTCTACGCAAGGCGATGTTCAGCAAATGGCTGAACAGGGACAGGCAGAAGGTGCCGTAGTCCTTGCCGAGGAACAAACGGGCGGACGGGGGAGATTCGGTCGCAAATGGTATTCACCGCCTGGCAAGGGCATATGGATGAGCATATTGCTGCGTCCGGAGCAGCCGCTACGGAATACGCCGCAGCTGACATTACTGACCGGTGTAGCCGTCTGCCGGGCCGTCCGTGCCCACACAGGGGCAGATGCAGGCATCAAATGGCCGAATGACCTTTTGATTAACGGTCGCAAAATGTGTGGCATCTTGCTTGAGTCTGCGGTTGAAGATCATGAACTGCGATACTGCATTGCAGGCATCGGGGTGGATGTTAACTTTGAACTGTCGGATTACCCGGAAGATCTGACTTCCATTGCGACTTCGATCAAAGTCGAGACTGGGCAGCAGGTGGATCGGACGAAGTTGACCGCTGCGATTTTGAATGAAATGGAACATCTTTACGATTTGTATCAAAGGGAAGGTTTTGGTGTAATCGCATCATTGTGGGAAGCCCTCTCCGTTTCGATTCATCGGGAAGTTAAGGTTTCGAATCCTCAGGGAGATATTGAGGGAACAGCCATTGGGCTGGATCCTTCAGGGGCATTGATTGTAGAGAAAAGCAGCGGCGAACGCGTAATCGTGGTATCGGGAGAAATATCTTTGATGGATTGA
- the panB gene encoding 3-methyl-2-oxobutanoate hydroxymethyltransferase has product MANKQALNIVKMKKYKQDGVPLSMITAYDYPTALLAEEAGIDMILVGDSLGNVVLGYDSTLPVTIDDMVYHTRSVVRGAGSTFIVADMPFMTYHGSVDETLKGVRRLMQEGHAHAVKMEGGVEIAETVKAVVQAGVPVLGHIGLTPQSVNQIGGYRIQGKDSADARRLMDEAKALEAAGAFGIVLELVTEEVARAISEELSIPTIGIGAGRGCDGQVLVFHDVVQYASPYMPKRFVKTYGDVGTLIRNSIGAYVKEVKDRSFPAEEHVFTAADGVVDQLYGHRKEKVESNS; this is encoded by the coding sequence ATGGCTAACAAACAAGCGTTGAATATTGTGAAAATGAAAAAATATAAACAGGATGGTGTGCCGCTGAGCATGATTACGGCTTACGATTATCCAACGGCTCTGCTGGCGGAGGAAGCAGGCATTGACATGATCTTGGTCGGGGATTCACTCGGCAACGTCGTGCTGGGATATGATTCCACTCTGCCTGTAACCATAGACGATATGGTATATCATACTCGCTCCGTTGTACGAGGAGCAGGCAGTACATTCATCGTAGCGGATATGCCTTTCATGACCTATCACGGCAGTGTCGATGAAACGCTGAAGGGTGTTCGTCGTCTGATGCAGGAAGGTCATGCGCATGCAGTCAAAATGGAAGGCGGCGTGGAAATCGCGGAAACCGTCAAAGCTGTGGTGCAAGCGGGCGTACCTGTTCTGGGACACATCGGACTGACCCCGCAATCGGTGAATCAGATCGGGGGGTACCGGATTCAGGGTAAGGATTCAGCGGATGCCAGAAGATTAATGGATGAAGCGAAGGCACTCGAAGCAGCGGGAGCCTTTGGCATTGTGCTTGAACTTGTTACCGAAGAAGTGGCAAGAGCTATTTCGGAGGAGCTCTCGATTCCTACAATTGGTATTGGAGCTGGACGAGGATGTGACGGCCAGGTTTTAGTATTCCACGATGTGGTTCAGTATGCATCTCCTTACATGCCGAAACGCTTTGTCAAAACATATGGAGATGTGGGCACTCTGATCCGGAACAGCATTGGAGCTTATGTTAAGGAAGTCAAAGATCGTTCCTTCCCTGCGGAGGAGCATGTGTTTACCGCCGCAGACGGCGTTGTGGATCAGCTGTATGGACATCGCAAAGAAAAGGTGGAGAGCAACTCATGA
- the panC gene encoding pantoate--beta-alanine ligase: MKVIRTIAELRQELGLKRQTIQSKESIVGLVPTMGYLHEGHASLMQTAKQQSDIVVLSIFVNPIQFGPNEDFDSYPRDEARDVETARAQGVDIVFIPSVEEMYPQPTQTTVSVSRLTNRLCGASRPGHFDGVTTVVSKLFNIVQPQRAFFGMKDAQQVAVIQQMVNDLNMPVEIVPCPIVREQDGLALSSRNVYLSAEDRLEALVLSKALRVAQEAVDTSADTTAADIRRILRENIGRSSRAVIDYAEIQAFPSLEPLADQEKVHGRDDILIALAVKFGKTRLIDNTRLQRAEVLSHV, translated from the coding sequence ATGAAAGTGATTCGGACCATCGCTGAACTAAGACAGGAGCTTGGTTTGAAGCGTCAAACCATTCAATCCAAAGAGTCCATTGTAGGCTTGGTGCCTACGATGGGATACCTTCATGAAGGTCATGCAAGCCTGATGCAAACTGCCAAACAACAGAGTGATATCGTCGTATTGAGTATTTTTGTGAATCCGATTCAGTTTGGACCAAATGAAGACTTTGACAGCTACCCTCGGGATGAAGCCAGGGATGTGGAAACGGCACGTGCGCAGGGAGTGGATATCGTATTTATTCCCTCCGTTGAGGAGATGTATCCACAGCCAACACAAACGACGGTATCCGTGTCACGTTTGACTAACCGGCTGTGCGGTGCTTCGCGTCCAGGACATTTTGATGGCGTGACAACAGTAGTATCGAAGCTGTTCAACATCGTGCAGCCACAGCGAGCATTTTTCGGAATGAAAGACGCACAGCAGGTAGCAGTCATCCAACAAATGGTCAATGATTTGAATATGCCTGTTGAGATTGTTCCATGTCCGATTGTACGGGAGCAGGATGGCTTGGCACTTAGTTCACGTAATGTCTATTTGAGTGCTGAAGATCGCCTGGAAGCTCTGGTCTTGTCCAAGGCCCTGCGTGTGGCTCAAGAAGCAGTAGATACAAGTGCTGACACGACTGCTGCGGATATACGGCGTATTCTGCGTGAGAACATCGGGCGTTCGTCCCGTGCTGTTATTGATTATGCCGAGATTCAGGCTTTTCCGAGTCTGGAGCCGCTTGCTGATCAGGAAAAAGTGCATGGACGAGATGATATCCTGATTGCGCTGGCTGTGAAATTTGGCAAAACGAGACTGATAGATAATACAAGATTGCAAAGAGCGGAGGTACTGTCCCATGTTTAG
- the panD gene encoding aspartate 1-decarboxylase, translating to MFRTLMKSKIHRATVTEANLNYVGSITIDEDLMETSDLMENEKVQIVNNNNGARLETYVIPGPRGSGVICLNGAAARLVQPGDTVIIISYAMMSQEEANSHKPTVVFVDGQNKPVQTMKQEVHATIM from the coding sequence ATGTTTAGAACATTGATGAAATCCAAAATTCACCGTGCCACCGTTACGGAAGCCAACCTGAATTATGTGGGGAGCATTACCATTGATGAAGATCTGATGGAAACGTCTGATCTGATGGAAAATGAAAAAGTACAAATTGTAAACAACAACAATGGTGCACGGCTCGAGACCTATGTAATCCCCGGACCACGAGGCAGCGGAGTAATCTGTCTGAATGGTGCAGCTGCACGTCTTGTGCAGCCAGGAGACACGGTTATTATCATTTCTTATGCAATGATGTCTCAGGAAGAAGCTAATTCGCACAAGCCAACAGTGGTTTTTGTGGATGGTCAAAACAAACCAGTGCAGACGATGAAGCAGGAAGTTCACGCGACAATTATGTAA
- a CDS encoding tetratricopeptide repeat protein: protein MFQHVFAEMNDMLDEIIKRYPSAEGLNKQELLQKWNLLKRMSDGMIDEWLMFEEKMSQVRDLEQPVTLQPEQEAVTALPEVHLESFSRGQGYFKLQMYPQAIVQFSQIIAEYPDSALTRYYLGLAHMNLNQTTEAGSHLRLIVHLNGSPRLKGLACNALGCLEAKLANPKGACSLFAQALQHDPTLTEPLYNMEACRLNSGQLQYGIS, encoded by the coding sequence ATGTTCCAGCATGTTTTCGCCGAAATGAACGACATGTTAGATGAAATTATCAAGCGCTACCCTTCCGCTGAGGGTCTGAACAAACAGGAACTGCTGCAAAAGTGGAACTTGCTGAAGCGGATGAGTGACGGGATGATTGATGAGTGGCTGATGTTTGAGGAGAAGATGAGTCAGGTCAGGGATTTGGAACAACCGGTGACGCTCCAACCGGAACAGGAAGCAGTCACGGCTCTGCCTGAAGTCCATTTGGAATCCTTTAGCCGCGGTCAAGGATATTTCAAGTTACAAATGTATCCGCAGGCGATTGTGCAATTTTCACAAATTATTGCCGAATATCCGGACAGTGCACTGACGCGGTACTATCTGGGACTTGCGCATATGAACCTCAATCAAACCACGGAAGCGGGAAGTCACCTGCGGCTAATCGTGCACCTGAATGGTTCTCCGAGGCTAAAGGGGCTAGCCTGCAATGCTCTGGGCTGCCTCGAAGCCAAGCTGGCGAATCCCAAAGGAGCATGTTCCCTGTTTGCACAGGCACTCCAGCATGACCCGACGTTGACCGAACCGTTGTATAACATGGAAGCCTGCAGGCTGAACAGCGGACAACTGCAATATGGAATAAGCTGA
- the dinG gene encoding ATP-dependent DNA helicase DinG, with amino-acid sequence MKFAVLDFETTGTQSDGEIIQAGLAIIDHDYSITQIYSSYVNPGVSIPPFITGLTGITDEDVANAPSLEEMMMEMVPLLDDVVLVGHNVAFDFHFLQNALDRCGYLPFTGRILDTIDFLKISFPSLGSYQLGYVSSEFGFQHDRPHQADSDALATAYVLLKCLDELRQLPLITIQRLSDLFAPEDSDLGWFFDGMRSEKEAEPIQDLDGHTYYRQLALNVSDWTEIGAPRDEREGNPLEGVSFEQYMDQVRANLQDTLDHYEEREAQTQMFSSVRQALDEEKHLLIEAGTGTGKSLGYLLPAIYESVKQERKVMVSTHTINLQEQLRERDIPLLTKVVPFPFKAAVFKGRGHYLCLRKFEHKINKREFATPKEDYFTAAQMIVWLTQTETGDDEELNLSARGGDFWETVQSESESCLGRSCPWFRKCFYHRAKHEAGLSDIVITNHSKLFTDVKAAHQLLPAYDSLVIDEAHHLEDVAGKHLGLHMKYFTLVHTLTRLFKDSRNGQLPMLRTQLAGHENSVQWGSVIDQMFPLAVEVKEMWDRLSDALFSLLPERSDASPGETGQFSLRLKPSMKPAKWQELQDYENQIYVTLGDLIRKGDKLLLEVKEDQDDYQSDSLITDITGLLKDLATLKENLRFFMRMDDAKTVYWMEASGQFRSKSLQLYAVPVDVSAQLKDMFFDKKKSVVLTSATLSVDKSFQFMIEQLGLQEAADNNRLLTSMLPSPFRYRDQALLVIPRDFPSVKGSVGDAHFVDMLVRSLAETAIATRGRMMVLFTSYRMLRQVYDPLKEALSGNDISLLGQGVDSGSRSKLTRRFQDAKATVLLGTSSFWEGVDIPGEALTCLAIVRLPFQPPNHPLVEAKSELLQEQKKNPFMKLSVPQAVIRFKQGFGRLVRTAKDRGIVIVYDTRVIESYYGKYFLYSLPGPKMEHMLTEQMVPRISEWLETPAQDQSTVN; translated from the coding sequence ATGAAATTTGCCGTATTGGATTTCGAAACAACCGGCACGCAGTCCGACGGTGAGATTATACAAGCCGGACTTGCCATTATAGATCATGACTACAGCATAACTCAAATATATAGTTCTTATGTAAACCCTGGTGTGTCTATTCCTCCGTTTATTACGGGATTAACCGGGATTACGGACGAAGATGTGGCGAACGCTCCCTCACTCGAAGAGATGATGATGGAGATGGTTCCGCTGCTAGACGATGTTGTCCTTGTGGGACACAACGTGGCTTTTGATTTTCATTTCCTTCAGAATGCACTCGATCGATGCGGCTACTTGCCATTCACCGGACGCATTCTGGATACCATTGATTTTCTTAAAATTTCATTTCCTTCACTTGGTTCTTATCAACTGGGGTATGTATCTTCAGAATTCGGATTCCAGCATGACCGTCCTCATCAGGCAGACAGTGACGCCCTGGCAACAGCCTATGTGCTCCTGAAGTGTTTGGACGAATTGCGTCAATTGCCATTGATTACGATACAGCGTCTCAGCGACCTGTTTGCACCTGAGGACAGCGATCTGGGCTGGTTCTTCGACGGCATGCGCAGTGAGAAGGAAGCAGAGCCCATACAGGATCTAGATGGACATACGTATTACCGCCAATTGGCCTTGAATGTGAGTGACTGGACCGAGATCGGTGCTCCACGCGATGAACGTGAAGGTAATCCGCTTGAAGGTGTAAGTTTTGAGCAGTATATGGATCAGGTCCGGGCCAATCTGCAGGATACACTGGATCACTATGAAGAACGCGAGGCACAGACACAGATGTTCAGCAGTGTAAGGCAAGCGCTGGACGAAGAAAAGCATTTGTTAATTGAAGCAGGTACGGGTACAGGGAAATCCCTGGGGTACTTGCTGCCGGCGATATATGAAAGTGTGAAGCAGGAACGAAAAGTAATGGTTAGCACGCATACAATCAACCTGCAGGAACAGCTTCGGGAGCGTGATATCCCGCTGCTGACCAAAGTGGTTCCTTTTCCGTTTAAGGCTGCCGTGTTCAAAGGTCGGGGACACTACCTGTGTCTGAGGAAGTTTGAGCACAAGATCAACAAACGTGAGTTTGCTACACCGAAAGAAGATTATTTTACAGCCGCTCAAATGATTGTGTGGCTCACCCAGACAGAGACTGGAGATGATGAGGAGCTTAACCTCAGTGCACGCGGTGGGGACTTCTGGGAAACGGTACAGAGTGAATCGGAATCCTGTCTGGGACGTTCCTGTCCGTGGTTCAGGAAGTGCTTCTACCACCGGGCGAAGCATGAAGCAGGATTGTCTGATATCGTCATTACGAATCATTCCAAACTGTTTACGGATGTAAAAGCAGCTCATCAGCTGCTCCCTGCTTACGATAGTCTTGTCATTGACGAGGCTCATCATCTCGAGGATGTGGCGGGTAAGCACTTGGGTCTACACATGAAATATTTCACGTTGGTTCATACCCTGACCCGATTGTTTAAGGATAGTCGGAACGGTCAGCTTCCCATGCTGCGTACACAACTGGCGGGTCATGAGAATTCGGTGCAGTGGGGCTCAGTCATTGACCAGATGTTCCCGCTTGCTGTTGAAGTCAAAGAGATGTGGGATCGTTTGAGCGATGCCTTGTTTAGCTTGCTGCCTGAGCGGAGTGATGCTTCTCCGGGTGAAACGGGGCAATTTTCCCTCAGACTGAAGCCTTCAATGAAACCGGCGAAGTGGCAGGAGCTGCAGGATTACGAAAACCAGATTTATGTCACACTGGGGGACTTGATCCGTAAGGGAGACAAGCTGCTTCTTGAAGTCAAAGAAGACCAGGACGATTATCAATCGGATAGCTTGATCACGGACATTACAGGTCTGCTTAAGGATTTGGCAACGCTCAAAGAGAACCTTCGATTCTTCATGCGAATGGATGATGCCAAAACGGTATACTGGATGGAGGCGAGCGGCCAATTCCGCAGCAAATCACTGCAGCTCTATGCGGTTCCTGTTGATGTTAGTGCACAGCTGAAGGACATGTTCTTCGATAAAAAGAAAAGCGTTGTCCTTACTTCGGCTACGCTCTCTGTCGATAAGTCATTTCAGTTCATGATCGAACAGCTTGGCTTGCAGGAAGCGGCTGACAATAACCGTTTGCTGACGTCCATGCTGCCGTCACCATTCCGATACAGGGATCAGGCACTGCTGGTGATACCTCGTGATTTCCCAAGCGTAAAGGGCAGTGTTGGTGATGCTCACTTTGTCGACATGCTCGTAAGATCTCTGGCTGAAACGGCTATTGCGACACGAGGACGCATGATGGTGCTCTTTACTTCATACAGAATGCTGCGGCAGGTGTATGACCCATTAAAAGAGGCACTGTCGGGTAACGATATTTCGCTGCTCGGTCAAGGTGTGGACAGTGGCAGTCGTTCCAAGTTAACCCGCAGGTTTCAGGATGCGAAAGCAACGGTACTGCTCGGCACCAGCAGTTTCTGGGAAGGGGTCGATATCCCTGGAGAGGCGCTAACCTGTCTGGCCATTGTCAGATTGCCCTTCCAGCCACCGAACCATCCTCTTGTCGAAGCGAAGAGTGAACTGCTGCAGGAACAGAAAAAGAATCCGTTTATGAAGCTGTCTGTTCCACAGGCCGTAATTCGTTTCAAGCAGGGATTCGGAAGACTTGTCCGTACGGCAAAGGATCGAGGCATTGTCATCGTTTACGACACACGGGTGATTGAGTCTTATTACGGAAAGTATTTCTTATATTCATTACCGGGTCCCAAAATGGAGCATATGCTGACGGAACAGATGGTTCCCCGGATTAGCGAGTGGCTGGAAACACCAGCACAGGACCAATCTACTGTAAATTAG
- a CDS encoding redox-sensing transcriptional repressor Rex, producing the protein MKSDKISEAVVRRLPVYLRYLSELHQREVGTVSSQELGLRLDLNPAQIRKDLAYFGDFGRKGIGYDVSYLIEKIRHILKIDQQINVALVGAGNLGHALSNYNAYLKDNMKIVAVFDAYGPKIGSQINSLKVQPMNELTDSVKKDNIRIGIITVPDTEAQNVADQLVESGIEAILNFAPTILKTPPHVRIHHADFTTDLLSLAYYLENGKDDEEDDDK; encoded by the coding sequence ATGAAATCAGATAAAATTTCGGAAGCTGTGGTACGCAGATTGCCTGTTTACTTACGTTATTTGAGTGAACTGCATCAACGTGAGGTAGGCACGGTGTCATCACAGGAACTGGGACTACGCCTGGATCTTAATCCTGCCCAGATTCGCAAAGACCTTGCATACTTTGGGGACTTCGGTCGCAAAGGCATTGGATATGACGTATCGTATCTAATCGAAAAAATCCGTCATATCTTGAAAATTGATCAGCAAATCAATGTTGCTCTGGTCGGGGCGGGTAACTTGGGACATGCATTATCCAATTACAATGCCTATCTGAAAGACAACATGAAAATTGTTGCTGTTTTCGATGCATACGGCCCTAAGATCGGCAGTCAGATTAACAGCTTGAAGGTACAGCCCATGAATGAACTAACGGATTCGGTCAAAAAAGATAATATTCGTATTGGCATCATTACCGTTCCGGATACCGAAGCTCAGAACGTAGCCGATCAGCTCGTGGAATCCGGCATTGAAGCGATTCTGAACTTTGCACCAACCATCTTGAAAACACCACCGCACGTCCGTATTCATCATGCTGATTTTACAACGGATCTGCTTAGCCTGGCTTATTATCTGGAGAACGGAAAGGACGACGAGGAAGATGACGACAAATAG